The Paracoccus sp. MA DNA segment ACCTGCTGCTGAAGGCGAGGAAGACCTTCGGCGATCACCATGTCGCCTTTTCCTACCAGCATCTGGAGGCCAAGGGCGAGAACCAGGATTTCAACCAGCTGGAAGGGGCGCAGGTGGGGCTGTTTCCGGGCTTCTCCGGCTGGGGCGTCGGCGACATCACCACCCGCGACCAGACCGCGCGGCTGATCTGGGGCTGGAACCCGGACGACAACCGCTATGTCGATGTGACGGCCACGCTGTCCTATACCAACACCATGAAGGACGTGCGGCAGGGCGACGACCCGGACGAGCCGATCATGCCCTCGCTGCTGGGGCGGCGCGACTATCGCCTGTGGAAGTTCAAGCTGGCCAACGTGGCAGACCTGTCGGGCGCCGGCCATGATCATGCCCTGACCACCGGCTTCGAGCTGCTCAAGCAGGATCGGTCGTCCAGCGTGCCCTCGGCCTCGCATCCCGAGGGCTTCACCCGCGCCTGGGGGGTCTATGCCCTCTCGGAAGTGACCTGGGACAGGCTGACGGTCAATTCGGGCCTGCGCTACGAAAGGCAGCGCACCGAGCCCAAGGACACCGTCGGCTTCGCCGCCGAAGAGCGCAGCTTCGAGGCGGTCGAGCCGCAGGTCGCGGCGATCTACAGGCTGGACGGGCAGTGGTCGGTCTTCGGCTCCGTCGCCTTCGTGAACCGGATGCCGACGGTGGACGAGCTCTACGACGGCTCGATGGCGACGGCGCCGAACCCGAACCTGAAGGACGAGAAGGGCAAGAACCTCGAAGCCGGGATCTCCTATCGCGGCAATGGGCTGTTTGCCGAGGGCGACGAGGCGGTGATGAAGCTCACGCTGTTCCGCAATCACATCACCGACATGATCGCCCGCTCGGGCGCGGGACCGGCGGCCCATTTCACCAATATCGACCGCGCCTATCTGCGGGGCGGCGAGCTGGAGGCCAGCTATACGCGCGACGCCTGGGAGTTCGGCGCCGCGGTCTCGGTGGCCGAGGGCGAGGATCAGGACGGCACGGTGCTCGACACGCTGCCCAACGACCGCGTGACGCTGCAGGCGATCTGGCAGGCCGGCGATGCCTGGCGGCTGGGGCTGCGCAGCACGCTGGCCAGGGGTCGCGACAAGGCGGATGGCACGCATCGCGCCGGCTATGGCGTGCATGACGTCTTTGCCACCTGGGCGCCGCAATCCGGGGCCGCGGCCGGGATCGAGGTGCATATGGGCATCGACAACATCGCCGACCGCGACTACACGCCGGCCTCCTGGCTCAGCGGCCCGGCGCCGGGGCGGAATGTCAAGCTGTCGGTCTCGCGCAGCTTCTGATCCGCCCTGCCGGCGCCGGGGGCATGGCGACCGGCCCGCAAGGCCGGCCGCCTTTCCGGGGTCCGGTCTTCACCGTTTTTCAAATACTCCGCCGCGACGCTTCCGCTGCGCGATCACCCCGCAAGCCGGGCATAGACCCCGCCCTTGGCGATCAGCGCGCCGTGCTCGCCCGCCTCGACGATGCGGCCCTCCTGCATGACGACGATGCGGTCGGCATGGCGGATGGTGCCCAGCCGATGCGCGATGACCAGGGTGGTGCGCCCCACGGCCAGCGCGTCCAGCGCCGACTGGATCTCGCGCTCGGTCTGGCTGTCCAGCGCCGAGGTCGCCTCGTCCAGGATCAGGATCGGCGGGTTCTTCAGGAAGGCCCGGGCGATGGCCACGCGCTGCTTCTGCCCGCCCGACAGCATCACGCCGCGCTCGCCGACCACGGTGCCCAGCC contains these protein-coding regions:
- a CDS encoding TonB-dependent receptor domain-containing protein, whose amino-acid sequence is MSRHRIRGAFLAGTTCLTALSLTLPLQAQERAEAARPAYVLDQIVLRAGKPKVASEVPQSVSVVDGQQLADIEPVHIGEVLATVPGVAGVGSGSFFGQGFNIRGFGSSGAAASESGIVQLIDGEEKYFESYRQGALFVEPDFLRQVEVLRGPGSSTLYGSGALGGVIAMETIEAGDLIAEGQSFGGKAKLGYASNPDTALGSVALGWRPAEDFEALAAFAWRKLGDTKDAEGNTSIRSNSRTPNLLLKARKTFGDHHVAFSYQHLEAKGENQDFNQLEGAQVGLFPGFSGWGVGDITTRDQTARLIWGWNPDDNRYVDVTATLSYTNTMKDVRQGDDPDEPIMPSLLGRRDYRLWKFKLANVADLSGAGHDHALTTGFELLKQDRSSSVPSASHPEGFTRAWGVYALSEVTWDRLTVNSGLRYERQRTEPKDTVGFAAEERSFEAVEPQVAAIYRLDGQWSVFGSVAFVNRMPTVDELYDGSMATAPNPNLKDEKGKNLEAGISYRGNGLFAEGDEAVMKLTLFRNHITDMIARSGAGPAAHFTNIDRAYLRGGELEASYTRDAWEFGAAVSVAEGEDQDGTVLDTLPNDRVTLQAIWQAGDAWRLGLRSTLARGRDKADGTHRAGYGVHDVFATWAPQSGAAAGIEVHMGIDNIADRDYTPASWLSGPAPGRNVKLSVSRSF